DNA from Candidatus Pantoea soli:
AAAATTTACAGTCTGAAATGGACTTGAGAACCGTCGAGGATGAGCTAACGTAATGAAAAATAATTAAAATAATTTTTACATTCTATGTTCAGGTCACGTGACAGTGCCGTGTCGAATGTTTGAATGAAGGTCCGCTTCTGGCACAAAGCGGACGTTAGTATCAAAAACTGATGGCCCCCTACGGCTCCCCGGCGTTGCCGGGTCGTCAGCCCAACTACGCTAACCGGCCGTGCCGGTAAGCTCCGCCGGACCGCGAAGCGTTCCGGGCCTGACGGCTGGGGTCTGATGGCAACCGCCAGGTCAACCCCTGCAGCGGGCGTGCGCCCGCGCGTTCACTGGCCACAAAAGGACGTGGCCGCTGAGGACCGGCCCGGCACCGTGTTGTGCCGTTCCGGGGCTGTGCCCTGTTCATCCTTCCGCGTTGTGTTTCGTTTCCCGGGTCCCTTCGCCGTGCAGAAACCTGGCACCCGGGCGTCTTCACGCAAGGGGCGCGAGCTAAACGGCGGCACCCGGTCCCTTCGGGCTGCGGCTTTGCCGTTTCCCCCTGCGTTCAGCCTGATGCCCGGTCGCCCGTTCTGCCCCCACGGCGACGGAACTCGGAGAAACATCACATGCAACCACACGGGAGAAACAACATGTCACAGCAGAACGTCAACACCACGGCTCCAGAATCTAAAGAATCATCTCTTTTTAACGACCAGGGCGATCACTGTGAGGCGGGGGAGCTGCTGGGTGACAGCTTCTTTGCGCCGGTAGAGTCGGATCTGATTGATTCCCTGCTGGGACGCTATCAGCACACCCGGGCGAAAATTGAAGCCATCGCCAGCATGGTGACCAGCGGTGAAAACGCGCCTGCGGTGGCGCATTTTATCAGCGGCAACCTGAGCAGCCGCCGGGGTTATTATGGCCGCACCGTGGGGGAAATGTTCAGCGTGCCGGGCGCGGTCGCGTCCCTGAATTCGGCATTCTGGCAGGAGGCGTTAGACCTGACGGACGTTTACCAGTACATGCCCAACGACCGCCGCAACGAGTGGAATGAGCAGATCCGCGAAATGGCCGCGCCGGACTTTGAAGAAAAAACGGTACGCGCCACGCTGTCTGAGCTGTTGTTCTCGCGTGAGAAGTTTTTTGCGGAGCGCATAGACGGCATTTTCCGCAACCTGTCCGGGGAGCACGTCACCAACCGCCCGGAGGGCTTTGGTAAGCGCATGATTATGGCGCGCGTATACGATGAGTGGGGCGGCAACAATTACGATCGCACCGGCTACATCGATGACCTGCGCCAGGTGATCGCGAAATTCATGGGCCGCGATGCCACCAGCTACCGCACCACAGACAAAATTTTGCAGATTGCCCGAAAGCGTGCCGGGGAATGGCTGACACTCGACGGGGGCGCGCTGCGCGTGAAAGCCTTTCTGAAAGGTACGGCGCATCTTGAAATCCATCCCGATATGGCCTGGCGTCTCAATGACATTCTGGCGTTTCTGTATCCGGCGGCGATCCCGGCTGAGCACCGGCAGAAGCCGCGCACAAAGTCGAAGACCTTTAACCTGGCGTCGAACCTGCTGCCGTTCAGCGTGCTGAGCGAACTCAGCGAGCTTGAGATCGAGCGCACCGAGCCGCAGCAGCGTAACCGCTGGGAAGAGCCACGGCAGCCGGTTACCACCAACCCGAATAACCGCCGCTTTAAGAACCTGATGGACTTCGATAAAGGCGTGCGCGCCGAGGCTGAAAAGGTGCTGATGAGCATCGGCGGGGTGAAGATGGCCAGAAACGCGTTTACCTGGTTTGAGTTCGACTACGACCCGACCACGGCAATTCAGGATATTCAGCTGAGCGGCGCGCTGCCCGATCAGAAAACGCACCAGTTTTACCCGACAACCCAGGCGCTGGCCACGCAGCTGCTGGACGAAGTGAACATTCAGGAGGGAGAAACCTGCCTGGAGCCAAGCGCGGGTATGGGCGGACTCGCCGACCAGATGCCAAAAACATCGACCACCTGCGTGGAAATCTCGCCGCTGCATTGCCGCGTTCTGGAGGCCAAAGGCCACACCGTGATCGAGGGCGACTTTCTGCAGTGGGCGCAGGAAACCCGCCAGCGCTTTGACGTCGTGGTGATGAATCCACCCTACAGCGAAGGCCGCGCCGTGGCGCATCTGAATACAGCCGCTGCGCTGGTAAAAGAGGGCGGCCGCCTGGGGGCCATACTGCCAGCGGGAATGGACACAAAAGGCGTGCTGCCGGGCTGGGACTGCAGCTGGTCTGAACCTATGGAGGGCATGTTCGCGGGTACGGGGGTACGCGTGGTGCGTCTCATGGCGTACAAGCCGGAGTAACGGACAGAAAAAAGGCAGGGTGTTAACCCTGCCAGATTCCGCCCCTGGTATCAGCGACGAAGCCGGGGCATCAGAGAAACACTGACCACAGAACAGGAGATCAATGTGTCTACCGCGCAAACCTTAACACTGGATAACCAGACAGTAAACCCGCAAGTAAGTGATAAACGTGAACCGGTACGTATGGACGTTATCGAAGAGATTGCCGCGCTGGCTGCAGGAACGGAAAGACCGGCGCTCATCTGGGGCAATACGGACCGGGCAACGGTGGCCGCAGAGGCGTTATGGGTCTTTGCCAGACGCACCGGGCTGGACGGTCGCGGAGATGAGGCGTTAACAGCCGTGCAGGACCTGATAGCCAACCTGATGCATCTGTGCGGGCAGGAGGGGATAACAGACAGCGAAACGACATTTGCGTCACTGGTCAGTTTGGCAGAAATGCATTATCAGGCTGAGCTGGACGAATGTTGAAAGCAGCAAGCGCGGGGTGCCAGGAGATAGATTTGGGGTGATGGCGGTAAGGACACTGTTGCCGACCGTGAGCCCCAGAGTTCGTCTGCAGCACAGTTTTTTGCGAAGCGGCAGGGCGGGGATCTGCCTCACTGAATTATCATCCGGTGGCGTGGTGAAAGGTAAGTCACCGGGTTATTCTGCCCAACACTCTAGAGGCGCATATTGTATACAGGCATAATCTTGCTCAGACACAGTCAAAAGGATCAGATATGAGCTTAGTTGGATGCATTACGATGTGTTTCATTTTTTACCCGGCTATATTTGCGCTCTCATATTTTATGAGATGCTGGATCACTTTTGCATTTGGTTTATTCGCAATATGCATGGGGTCTTTTGGTACATACTTCTGTTATTACGATAAGGAATTCTGGTACGGATATATCCCAAACTGGAGTATTGCCGCACAAATTGGATTCGGTCATTCAGCCCTGCTTTCTGCTATTATGTATCTGTTAGTCTTCGTGTTACTTACAAGCAGGTTTAATAAAATGCTGGAACGCTACAATCTGCATTGACAACCTGCCTGGACAGTGCGGCATCTCAGTCAAAAAGTGTTGCAGGCAAGATAATGCGCAGCCCCGAAAGGGGCTTTTTAATGCCCGCTGGCTGGCTGGCAATGGCTGAGCCGGTTGTGGGCAACGCCTGAAAAAGCGGGCGGCCCTGCGGGCCGGAGAAAGCCGGTGCTGACGCACCGCCTCTCTCCCTTCGCCTGCGCTTTCTCTCTCCGGGACGCTGTCTCACGGTCTTCTCTCTCTGCTTCCTGCTTCTGTCCGTTCTGCTGTGCGGCAGCTGCTGCTCCGGTTTCCTGTCCCTGAAGGTCAATGGCATAAACAGCCTGATGGCCCCCTCCGGCTCCCCGGCATTGCCGGGTCGTCAGCCCCACTGCGCTAACCGGCCGTGCCAGTAAGCTCCGCCGGACCGCGAAGCGTTCCGGGCCTGCCGGCTGGGGTCTGATGGCAACTGCCAGGTCAACCCCTGCAGCCGGCTGCGCCGGCGCGTTCACTGGCCACAAAAGGACGTGGCCGCTGAGGACGCCCGCGTTGCGGTCGGGTGTGTGCCTGCTCATCTCCGGCGCGGTGGTCATGTTGCGGTACGTCCCACGCGGCGGGCGAATCCAAGCACCGTCATTCATCAGATACAAGGGTGAAGTGCACGCCTGCGGCGCCCTTGTATCTGCTGCCTGCCGTTGCTTCTCAGCCCTTTGCCGCGAGGAACTAACCGAGACATGAATTAACCACCTGACAGGAGAACCAGCATGCACACACAAAACGTCAACGTCGCCGCTTCAGAATCTTCCAAAACATGGGTTAACGGCCAGGGCAAACCGGCTGACAACCTGGTTTTTGTGCGCGTCGATACGGGAAAAATATTCAGCCAGGCCATTGAGCTTAAAGACGGGAGCGTCGTGGCGCTTTTCAACTTTGAGACGCTGGAAGAACTGAAATTGCAGTACGGTGATATGGCGCTGATGACCGAATCTGAGGCCGATGCCCTGTTTTGCACGCGTCTTTTCAGGCCGTGGGAAGAAATTACCGAGGCGCGCTGGATTGATCAGCTGACCGTGCTACCGCCGCTGGACTGGAAATCAACCCCGGCAGGCGAAACGTTCAAGTGCAGCGAGATGTATTCAGGCAAGGTGACGCACATTTTTGCGCACATTCGCGGGCGTTATTTTGAGTGCCAGGACTATGCCTCGAAGAAACATGCGGATCTGGTGCTGAGTGCCGTGCTGGCAATGGCAGGGAATAACACGCATTAAAAAAGCAGGCCTGAGCCTGCTCTCTTAACGGCCGGGCGTGCAGCAACACGGTTCGGCCAGCATCAAAACACGAAGGAGTTAACTTTACGTCTGATGCACGCATCCTCGCACACGCGAACCTGGCTGTAAACCTCTCTGCGCTGGCACCGTCCGCGACGGAGCATGGCCCCCTGACGGCGGCGCAGTTTATGGAGCTGTACGCGTACATCTGCGAAGCAGGCTCATTTGCCGGATTCAGCGCCGTGCCGTGGGAAGAACTCGGCCTGTGCAGCGTTATCGATGAGCCGACCGACGAGCCGGAAGGGCTGCGCATTTATCTGCGTGACGGCTGGCCGGTAGCCGTGCTGGAGTTCGACGTGGGCTACAGGGTTATCCCTGGCATGATCACCAACCGCTGGCAGCAGAGCTGAGAACAGCACGGCGGTTTACGGCTTTGACTGCTTTTTGTTTGCTGGCGTGGTGTATGACAGGCCAGCGGGATATACTGACAGCAGGGCGCAGAAAAGGCTGCGGCCCTGCCCGAAAGGGAGAATCAACGGATGTCGGCAACCGATATGAACGAGCTGAACAGTAACCGAATTAACGCGGAAATCGCCAAACTGATGGCGGAAACGCAAAAGCTGAACGCAGAGGCGGGCAAGCTGAACCGTGAGACGTTCTGGTATCCGGTGGCGGTTTCAACCGGCATGATCGGAGCTGTGGCAACGGTGACTGTACTGATTATGAAGGTGTTGGGTGTTTAAAGGGAGGTTTCATGCCTGAGCATTTCGCAGATCCCGGATCAGTTACAGGGTTTAAAATTTTAGCTGCCGTGGCAATAGTAATGCTGTTATACGGCCTGACAGGGCTAGTCAGTAATCTTCAGTGGTGCGCAGAGACGCGCAGAGAGCGCAAAAAAAAGCGCAAAGCCTGACATCAATAGCCCCGAAAGGGGCTTTTTAATGCCTGCAGCCCCGTATCACATGTGCATTCATCTGACATTGCCAGGCGGCAGCGGCTGCGCAGCATCCTACTCGTTACCGTAGATATGCTGACAAAGTTTGCTCGCGTCCCAGCTGGGCTGCGCCAGTTGTGGAAATTCGCTGATTACTTTTTTCGGATCGGTATTACTGGTAATCAGATAATCATTCGGGATTTCGTGGACGCCACGGTCAACAGCAAAATAATAACGTTTTCCAGGCTGAGGGATAAAAGGCAGCTTCTTTATAAGGTGATAATTGGTAAAAGGCCCCAAAGGAAAAGATTGCTTTCTGACCGTATAGATCTGTTGAACGGCCAGAAGTTTACCAGGCTGAATTTTGAGGATGAAAACTCTTCTGCTCGTGTCAAACATACTGGGCTTGACTGTATAAGTCTCGGTTCTGTCGTAACACTCTCCCTTATTTTCATAACGTAGAAGGGTAACACTTCCTGCTATTTCCTCCTGCTGTATGAGCAGGGTAGCAGCATCAGAACCGGTATAGTCCTGGTGCAGCCGTGGCACCAGGTTTGAGCATCCTGAAAGAATTAAGGCTGAAGTAAGAACGACCAGGGACAGAGAGTTGTTCAAAAGTGACGGCATGTCTGTTATCTCCTTAAGGCTGACGGTAGCCGTTATCGGCAGACAAACAAAAATTTTTTACCTCCCTGTGTCGGAAAATGATGACCAGCGTGCGGATCGCTGATTCTGAGCAACAGGAAGCCCTGCGCTACAACCGCAAAGGCCAGAACGGCAGGCCGCCCTGCGGGCCGGGGAAAACCGGTGCTGACGCACCGGTCATCTCCCTTCGCCTGCGCTTTCTCTCTCCGGGACGCTGTCTTACGGTCTTCTCTCTCTGCTTCCTGCTGCTGTTAGTCCCTTTACTGTGCTGCAGTTGCTTCACCAGTTTTCTTCCACTGAAAGGCAAATACATAAACAGCCTGATGGCCCCTCCGGCTCCCCGGCGTTGTCGGGTCGTCAGCCCCACTCCGCTAACCGGCTGTGCCAGTTAGCTCCGCCGCGCCGCGCAGGCGCGTTCCGGGCCTGACGGCAACGGCCGTAATGATAAAAGAAGACTTGCTTAAACATGTTTAGACTGGAAAACCATTTTGAAAACAGCAAAGCGGAAAATGATATGAAAAGCTAAGGCATTATTACCCTTTCATTTAATTTCTGCGTGGTATTGATAAATATGAAATTATCACAATGGTTAATCATTATTTTTTTTTATGTTTATCGTCGCATTTCTATTGGGGTTGTTGATGGTTTTTTGCCACTTTACAAAAAATTCATTGTTTTAAACTCATGATTATAATGGTTATTTACAATTATGGCCATATAATGCCCCATAATTTTATTATTTTTTGTTCTTTTTCAGGGTTTTTATTCATTAGTTAATCTTTATTTGACGCTCGCCTGTGTAATTTTATGTAAATAATGTTATTTATCAGCTGGATAGACATCGTTGCTTTTGTTTTGACATATTTTTTTAACATCGTTATTTTAATTTCACCAAAACGAAACTTTTGGTGTAAATAAGCAAACTCAACTTCAAACTTAAATAAGGATATGCATCATGAAAATGATCAAACGCGCTCCTAAAGCTAAACGTGTAGACTTCTCTGTAATGTACGCTGGTAAGTAATAAATAAAAGAGGGGGCGTAAGCCTCCTTTTTTGTGAGGATCATAAATGGATTTCTTCAAACTCTCCTGCGCAATACCTCTTGAATATCTCATTATCCGTAAAACAGTTCTCCGCTTTGTTAATGAGAAAGACTTGTCGGTCCATGATAGGAAATTTCTTTTCCCTTTAGAAGTTTTCGATAAAAGCGAGTTATCGTTAACAGATAAGATTGGTCCAGATGACCAGATAAGGTATTTTCTGAGCGAAAGAGTATTCCGAAAGGTTTCTGAATTTGCCAGAAAGATTGCTGATAAAGGTGTTTCTGAGCTTGAGCTGGATGTTAAGTATTCTGGATTTCCGCTAATCAGTTCCTTTATCCAGGCATTGTTTAGAATGAACGTTAATGTGCAGTTGGTTACCTGGTCAACGGAAGAAGAGCCCGGAGACATGAGTGAAAGCGAAGTTCAGTTGGTTAAAGAAGTCATTAAAGGGAGCAACGGTGACCTCAACATCATTGAGCCTGCAACGCACAAGATTATAAATGCGGGTGATATTTTTAGTGCCGACCATTTGCTGGAACATTCGATTCAGTTTTTTGAACACTTCGCTGAAAGGAATGCTGGGCTGATTGGCGTTATTAAAAATTGCATCAATTCTCCGCTTGAGGCTGAGTATTACTACAATCTCAGTAAGCAGAGCGGTGACGCACTGCAGACGGTAAAAGCTAACTATACGCTTTCTATGCTTTTTCTTCGCCATCACGCTGCCAATAATCGCAACCTCTCTAAAGGTCGGACCCTATTGGATGAAGCCTATCATATCATTCAGAATGGTGGACTTGCGTACACTGGAGCTGATACTGAAAACTTCTACAAGGTATTCAATCGAAACGGTTATGGATTGATTCTGTTTCGTGAGGGCCGCTCTGAAGAAGCAATTGAATTGCTTCGTTGGGGTATCGACCAATTATCTGACGAATACAACATTCACTACATGCATCGTTCAGTCATCATGTACAACATCTGTCTCTGCTATAAACGACTTCAACGATTTGATGAAGCCATTGAAGAATTCAAAAAACTTCTCGATATTGATTATGCTTTCCCGGAATATCATCTTGAAATGGGATTTTGCCTTAAAGAAAAGGGTGACATTGACGGGTATGTGTCCTGCATAAAAAATGCATTGTTAGTGAGCCCATTGCACAGTGACAGTCATTACCTGATGAGCCTTGCACTTCTGGATGACGAAAATTATGCTGACGCGGAATATCATGCCAGAACAGCATGGGAAGTGGCTGGGGATGATGTGACAGCCTATAACTATGCCTACATCTTGTCATTTAACAATAAATACGAGTTGCTGGACTCTCTGTTGCCAAGTTTAAAAAGTGGCTCTCTGCCAGAATGGCTAATTCTGCAGGCAGAAAAACGGGCTCAGGTATCTTCTGTTGAAGCAAAAAAATATCTTTTGGCCTGTCGTGATATTTTTCCAAAACATGAACTTATAAACGAAAATATTTTAGCATTGAGTGAGTAAAATGGCCGCGAGGATTTATATTTTCCATATTCTTTTTTTGTTTCCAATGTGGATATCAAAAACGTTACAGCCAATCTACTGGGAACAGCAGGGGCAATTAAAATTATTCTCTGCTTCCTATGTGGCAATGGCGCTGGCAGGTGCCTGTTCAATATTCTATGCGCGCATACTGGCACGCACAGGAGCAAAAGTAGGTCTCTCAGCTGGATTTTTATTATACGGGATTGGGCTCGTTCTTCGGGCATTTCCAGAAGGGATGGCTATCGCAGTTGGTTCGGGGCTGACTGCAGGAGTCGGAGCAAGCTGCATTGGACTTTCTTTAAAGTCCTTGGTTTTCCAAGCTGATGAGGGGAATAAGGAGAGGATAATCCTCCATTCCGATAACATCATGACGGTTTCGCAAAGTCTGGGTGCCTTTGTTGCTGGAGGGCTGGTAACGCTGCTGGCACTTTACGGGAGTAGTCCTTATGCAACCGGCCTGCTCATCAGCGGACTGCTTGTACTTACAGGCCTCGTCCTGATTCCTTCGTTGAAATCTGGCGTGGCTGTAATATCGACCATGAAAAAAGAGGAGCAGCCTGCAAAATGGCAGCTGGATAAAACAGACGTGCTGCTCTTCACCGCATTTATCATCAGCGGCGCCTGTTGGGCGCTGATTTTGCCTATGCTTCCCGTATATCTGAAAGATATGCATTTTTCCGATGCTCATGTTGGGCTGGTCATGTCCGCTGGTGTTATTGGAGGATTATTATTCAAAAATATCTTTATTTTACTATTCAAGAGTTCAGACAGGGGGACGTCGCTTCTTATCTTTGCATTGCTTTGTATGCTTGCAATCTTTGCTGCATTAAGTGCATTGAAGTACCAACTAACCATTATTTTTGCTGTTTCGGTCATTGCGATGTACACCTTCAGGACGATCTGCTCATTGCTGATCAGTTATTTGGAGATGGACATTGCGCAGCGTGGAAGGGCGGAACATATATTTGGATTGACACAGACCGCGTTTCTTACCGGCGACATTCTGGGTGGGATTGCGCTTCCTTATTCTTACGAGTCCAGGTTGCTGAGTAACCATCCTTTGCTCATGGTAGCTTTGCTTTTTTTGTCATATGTCCTGGTATATTGCGGCTCCCGAGTGGGAGGGCGTCTGAATGTTCAGCCATCTCAGTAGCGCAGCGGGCCTTTCTCCGCTGACCTTTCTTGATGGATGCGTACTGCTCAGTACCTGGTCCGGGGCGTTAAGTGCGCTGGACGTCAAAGAAAGAAAGCTGACAGGAGCAGACTATGATTTTTTCTTCAGCTCATCGCTCTTCACAATTAAGCAAGGTGATGGGCCAGAACATCTGACAACTCATATCCTGATAAGTGGTAAAGCAGCAATGGACTTGCTGCTGCCATACGCGATCGGTGATTTTTCAGTTCTTATAGAGGGCGACGCCTTCACTCTTTTGCTTTACGATGAAAATGAGGCTTTGCAAATGGCCTTGAACTGGACCAGCGCTGAGGAACGTATTAACAGAGTGGATTCAGACTTTCCTCCTGCCTTAATCGCAGTTTCCTGCGGTGTTGTGAGCGTTGAAGATGACTGTATTGTGTCTCTATGGAATCAGACAATTTTTTCTTCTGTTACGCAAAAGACAGAACGCTTTTCCAGCCTGCATTGCATTTCAGCGAAAGGTATACTGTTCGGCGTAGAGGAAGAAGAGGCAGTTCATGTCCGGTATTTACCCTACGGGCTGTCAGAGCCTCATGACATAGGAGGTGACGGCGTCAACTGCGTAGGCGCTCTTATGGATATCTCTCGTAACCAGATTATTGTGACGGAAGAGGTTAGTGGACAGCATCGCTTGCGCTTTTATGACAGTACATCCTGTTGCCTGAAAAGCATTTCAGACAAACTTTTTGGTTCAATTACGCCTATACATACTGGAGATGATGTACTGTATTACGCGTCAGGAAGTATCGAAGGGATTCAGTTACTGAAGCAGGATTTCTCCCTCCTTGCTTGTTTTCTTCCGGGACTCGCTGCACATCGCCGGCGATACACTGAGTATGCTGATGTTAAAGTTACCTCTATTGAGTCTTCTCAAAAGGCGGTTCTTAATGTGGTTTTTTTACATGGGGGGCCTGAATCTTGTGAATGGGATACTCCCCGACACTATCCATTGCTGAAGAGTCTGGAAAACCATTCTGTTAACTTCCACATAGTAAACTATCCGGGTTCTGCTGGCTTTGGACGAAAATTTCGAAGTATTGCTGACCAGCAGGTCTGTGAGTTTACGTCTACAGCTGTAGTCAACTGGATTAAAGCGCACTTACCTTCACAGCCAACTGTCCTGATGGGTTGGAGTTTTGGAGGAACGCTGGCGCTGGAAATACTTGGCCTGTGCGAAAAAAAAGACATCAACACAGTGGGAGTTGCGATCATCAATCCGCTTCTCGATCTTCCATTCCACCTTAACCGCGTAGCTGAGAACAAGGGCGATCTGTCCTTCTTCCGGCGAAAATTTTCGAGAAAAGATTGCGATGCTGTAAGTGTTGGACGTTATAAAAACCTGATTAAAAATAGCAACGCCAGAATTTTATTGATCGCAGGACGTAATGATGAAGTATTATCGAGCGACTCCGCTCAAGATCTAATTAATCGGCTTGGCTCTTCTGAGAACGTTAGTTTTGTTTTAGACGACGGTGCACATGGCGGTGCTGAAAGTTTTGATGCCAGGGAAGATAGATTGATCGCTTTCGTGAAACAATTCTTGCCCTTAGCTTTGAATAATCATCAGTAAAGTACATGCCAGCGAAACTGGCTAGCATTGAGAGCGTATCAGGGCCATCGAAAACGCATCTGATAAAGAGTTGTCGCGAAATATCTTGCAAGATTATCCGTAAACATTGTGGTAACCGGTAACAAATGCCAGGAGGATGAACATTGCTGTTGCAACGGTAATGGTGTTAGTCATGTAAGCTCTAGGGCACTGACGCTGCTGCATGAATGAAATTACGAACCCCGAAGGTTTTTTTAGTGGCGCTTATCAGGCTGGCCATTACACGTAGAGGGTGTGGGACTATAGCCGGTAGCATTCCATGCCAGTATAAGCTGATGCTGACGCGCCGCATTGACCATTGCCTGCGCTTTCTCTCTTCGGGACGCTGACTCACGGCCTTCTCTCTGCTTCCTGCTGCTGTTAATCCCTGTGCTGTAGCTGCTTATCCGGTGTCCTGTCCATAAAGGTCAACGGCATTAACAGCCTGATGGCCCCCTTCGGCTCCCCGGCGTTGCCGGGTCGTCAGCCCCACTCCGCTAACCGGCTGTGCCGGTAAGCTCCGCCGGACCGCGAGGCGTTCCGGGCCTGACGGCTAGGGTCTGATGGCGAACGGCCAGGTCAACCCCTGCAGCCGGCTGACGCCGGCGCATTCACTGGCCACAAAAGGACGTGGCCGCTGAGGACCGGACCGGCATAAGGCCGCCGTCCGGGATGTGTTCATGCCCGCTTTCCCGTCAGGTGAGGCTGTTCCGGTCATTCCAGGCGCGGAGGGCTTGTCGTAGCACCGTCATTCATCAGACACAAGGGTGAAGTGCACGCCTGCGGCGCCCTTGTGTCTGCTGCCTGCCGTTGCTCCTCTGCCCTTTGCCGCGACTGGATCGACCGAAACATGAAACCTCACACGCACAGGAGCACTGCCATGAACACACACAACATCAACGTCAACACCGCCACGCCAGAATCTCCCAAAACATGGGGTAACGGCCCGAAAATCTGCGTCAGCGCAAACGATCTGCGCACGCGCTGGCACACCACAAACGCAGACGGCAAAAACGTCACGCCGTCAGAGGGGAAGCACTACCCGGCACGAAACGGCAGCTATGGTGTGGACGCGCTGCTGCTTGATGAGGTGGATGTGGTGGCACTCCTGGCGGCGGGACATACCTCGCTGCCGCGACTGGCGAGTTCGGGCGGGGGCATGACGGCGCTGTATGACCTGGGCGAAAACGCCGGGGGGCGTTACCTCGTTGCCAGCCGTGGCCAGATCTTTTACCGCTCAGCGTCATGGCAGGAGGCCTGCCGGGAATATATACGTCGTGCCTCATCAGTGATGGCAGAAGAGGCGAAAGCGTTTTTTGACCGTTTTCACGCAGCGTGCGATGCGGGCCTGGATTATTACCGGGCAAGCGACGTCGCGCGTGGCGTTATCTCTCTGGAGAATGGCCTGATACCGGTGACTGAAAATCAGGTAACTGCCGGTGCCCGTGATACCACCCTGAACGATATCCCGTTCTGAAAACGTTGCGCGGCCTGTAAGGGCGGGCCGCTTTTTCGTCTCAACTGATTTAAGGAAAACTGAAATGAAAATGCAGAATGCGCAGGCTGTGGCCGTGGGTCAGGTTGTCAGTACAGTTCTTTACAATCGCGGGCGGGGTGTTGTGTTCGCGGTTCACGGTGAGCAGAAACCGGCATCAGTCGGGTCGCTTCCGGGGGGGGTATCTTACGGCGGAAATGCCACGTTTGATATTGCATTCGAAAGCGGCGGAATATCGCGCGGGCTGCCTGAAAGTATCCTGCACGGGAAACAGTGGAGCATATTTCCGGAAATAAAAAGCAGGGAGGAGACGGCGCGCATTGTGAAACATGCGGAGTCTGAAGAACGCCGTAAGCAGCA
Protein-coding regions in this window:
- a CDS encoding alpha/beta hydrolase family protein, encoding MFSHLSSAAGLSPLTFLDGCVLLSTWSGALSALDVKERKLTGADYDFFFSSSLFTIKQGDGPEHLTTHILISGKAAMDLLLPYAIGDFSVLIEGDAFTLLLYDENEALQMALNWTSAEERINRVDSDFPPALIAVSCGVVSVEDDCIVSLWNQTIFSSVTQKTERFSSLHCISAKGILFGVEEEEAVHVRYLPYGLSEPHDIGGDGVNCVGALMDISRNQIIVTEEVSGQHRLRFYDSTSCCLKSISDKLFGSITPIHTGDDVLYYASGSIEGIQLLKQDFSLLACFLPGLAAHRRRYTEYADVKVTSIESSQKAVLNVVFLHGGPESCEWDTPRHYPLLKSLENHSVNFHIVNYPGSAGFGRKFRSIADQQVCEFTSTAVVNWIKAHLPSQPTVLMGWSFGGTLALEILGLCEKKDINTVGVAIINPLLDLPFHLNRVAENKGDLSFFRRKFSRKDCDAVSVGRYKNLIKNSNARILLIAGRNDEVLSSDSAQDLINRLGSSENVSFVLDDGAHGGAESFDAREDRLIAFVKQFLPLALNNHQ
- a CDS encoding tetratricopeptide repeat protein; translation: MDFFKLSCAIPLEYLIIRKTVLRFVNEKDLSVHDRKFLFPLEVFDKSELSLTDKIGPDDQIRYFLSERVFRKVSEFARKIADKGVSELELDVKYSGFPLISSFIQALFRMNVNVQLVTWSTEEEPGDMSESEVQLVKEVIKGSNGDLNIIEPATHKIINAGDIFSADHLLEHSIQFFEHFAERNAGLIGVIKNCINSPLEAEYYYNLSKQSGDALQTVKANYTLSMLFLRHHAANNRNLSKGRTLLDEAYHIIQNGGLAYTGADTENFYKVFNRNGYGLILFREGRSEEAIELLRWGIDQLSDEYNIHYMHRSVIMYNICLCYKRLQRFDEAIEEFKKLLDIDYAFPEYHLEMGFCLKEKGDIDGYVSCIKNALLVSPLHSDSHYLMSLALLDDENYADAEYHARTAWEVAGDDVTAYNYAYILSFNNKYELLDSLLPSLKSGSLPEWLILQAEKRAQVSSVEAKKYLLACRDIFPKHELINENILALSE
- a CDS encoding DUF4942 domain-containing protein — its product is MSQQNVNTTAPESKESSLFNDQGDHCEAGELLGDSFFAPVESDLIDSLLGRYQHTRAKIEAIASMVTSGENAPAVAHFISGNLSSRRGYYGRTVGEMFSVPGAVASLNSAFWQEALDLTDVYQYMPNDRRNEWNEQIREMAAPDFEEKTVRATLSELLFSREKFFAERIDGIFRNLSGEHVTNRPEGFGKRMIMARVYDEWGGNNYDRTGYIDDLRQVIAKFMGRDATSYRTTDKILQIARKRAGEWLTLDGGALRVKAFLKGTAHLEIHPDMAWRLNDILAFLYPAAIPAEHRQKPRTKSKTFNLASNLLPFSVLSELSELEIERTEPQQRNRWEEPRQPVTTNPNNRRFKNLMDFDKGVRAEAEKVLMSIGGVKMARNAFTWFEFDYDPTTAIQDIQLSGALPDQKTHQFYPTTQALATQLLDEVNIQEGETCLEPSAGMGGLADQMPKTSTTCVEISPLHCRVLEAKGHTVIEGDFLQWAQETRQRFDVVVMNPPYSEGRAVAHLNTAAALVKEGGRLGAILPAGMDTKGVLPGWDCSWSEPMEGMFAGTGVRVVRLMAYKPE
- a CDS encoding MFS transporter; amino-acid sequence: MAARIYIFHILFLFPMWISKTLQPIYWEQQGQLKLFSASYVAMALAGACSIFYARILARTGAKVGLSAGFLLYGIGLVLRAFPEGMAIAVGSGLTAGVGASCIGLSLKSLVFQADEGNKERIILHSDNIMTVSQSLGAFVAGGLVTLLALYGSSPYATGLLISGLLVLTGLVLIPSLKSGVAVISTMKKEEQPAKWQLDKTDVLLFTAFIISGACWALILPMLPVYLKDMHFSDAHVGLVMSAGVIGGLLFKNIFILLFKSSDRGTSLLIFALLCMLAIFAALSALKYQLTIIFAVSVIAMYTFRTICSLLISYLEMDIAQRGRAEHIFGLTQTAFLTGDILGGIALPYSYESRLLSNHPLLMVALLFLSYVLVYCGSRVGGRLNVQPSQ